From Hartmannibacter diazotrophicus, a single genomic window includes:
- a CDS encoding ABC transporter ATP-binding protein, with amino-acid sequence MTQETETIGTDRQPHREDREVLIRGRGITVGFGGPPILENLDIDVYRGEILGVVGGSGTGKSVLLRTIIGLNRRQAGKVELFGRDLDAASSAERVRIGRRLGVLFQQGALFSSLTVLQNVSVPIREHIDVSAKLRDELARLKLELVGLPPNAAAKYPSELSGGMIKRVALARALILDPDVVFLDEPTAGLDPIGAADFDSLIISLRETLGITVFMVTHDLDSLVTITDRIAVLGNRKVLVDGTFQSLRHVDHPWIQDYFNGERARHFDFDRMEPA; translated from the coding sequence ATGACACAGGAGACAGAGACCATCGGGACCGACCGTCAGCCCCACCGCGAGGACCGCGAAGTTCTGATCCGGGGTCGCGGCATCACGGTCGGCTTCGGCGGGCCGCCGATCCTGGAAAACCTCGATATCGATGTCTACCGCGGCGAGATCCTCGGCGTCGTCGGCGGATCGGGCACCGGCAAATCGGTCCTCTTGCGCACGATCATCGGGCTCAACCGCCGTCAGGCGGGCAAGGTGGAGCTTTTCGGGCGGGACCTCGACGCGGCCAGTTCGGCCGAGCGGGTGCGCATCGGCAGGCGTCTCGGTGTGCTGTTCCAGCAGGGGGCGTTGTTTTCCTCGCTGACGGTGCTGCAGAATGTCTCCGTGCCGATCCGCGAGCATATCGACGTGAGCGCAAAGCTGCGCGATGAGCTGGCACGGCTGAAGCTGGAGCTGGTCGGCCTGCCGCCGAATGCGGCCGCGAAATATCCTTCCGAGCTTTCAGGTGGCATGATCAAGCGCGTGGCGCTGGCGCGCGCGCTGATTCTCGATCCCGACGTGGTGTTCCTGGACGAACCCACAGCCGGGCTCGACCCCATCGGCGCGGCCGACTTCGATTCCCTGATTATCTCCCTGCGCGAGACGCTCGGCATCACGGTCTTCATGGTCACACACGATCTCGACAGCCTCGTCACGATCACGGACCGCATTGCGGTGCTCGGCAATCGCAAGGTTCTGGTGGACGGGACGTTCCAGTCGCTGCGGCATGTGGATCACCCCTGGATCCAGGACTATTTCAACGGCGAACGCGCCCGCCACTTTGACTTCGACCGGATGGAGCCCGCCTGA
- a CDS encoding ABC transporter permease, translating into MSVEASDSVGEHAAGEIAAVETPGRLVFSGEWTISTARKLEEPLDEALPKDSGETAVLVIDGSGIKRMDTAGAWLIENARRTCNMRSIDVQLVGFDPEDTILLQTVSKLLLDVPKEPEEKPLLRRWLEAVGHEVVDLGYDVIAVLSLFGEMVAGIGQIITRKQPMRWAAFFTQMDRVGLKAIPIIALMSFLIGMIIAQQGGFYLRTFGAEVYVIALVGVLVCREIGVLLTAIMIAGRSGSAMTAEIGSMKMREEIDALTVLGVSPTCVLVVPRVMALVLTLPLLTVVSDLSAMAGAWIVVVFYIGLPTDTFLQLLREAVTVTYFLIGVVKAPVMAATIGLVACTEGMKVSGSAESLGLHTTISVVKGIFAVILMDGIFAIVLASLGI; encoded by the coding sequence ATGAGCGTCGAAGCAAGTGACAGCGTTGGAGAGCATGCGGCCGGCGAAATCGCCGCCGTCGAGACGCCGGGCCGCCTGGTCTTTTCAGGCGAATGGACCATCTCGACCGCGCGCAAACTCGAGGAACCGCTTGACGAGGCACTGCCGAAGGACAGCGGCGAGACAGCGGTCCTCGTCATTGACGGCAGCGGCATCAAGCGCATGGACACGGCCGGCGCCTGGCTGATCGAAAACGCGCGGCGCACCTGCAATATGCGGTCGATCGACGTTCAGCTGGTCGGTTTCGATCCCGAGGACACGATCCTCCTTCAGACGGTTTCCAAGCTGCTTCTCGATGTGCCGAAGGAGCCGGAAGAGAAGCCGCTCCTTCGCCGCTGGCTCGAGGCGGTGGGACACGAGGTCGTCGATCTCGGCTACGACGTCATCGCCGTTCTCTCGCTCTTCGGTGAAATGGTCGCGGGGATCGGCCAGATTATCACACGCAAACAGCCGATGCGCTGGGCGGCCTTTTTCACCCAGATGGATCGCGTCGGCCTGAAAGCGATCCCGATCATCGCGCTGATGAGCTTCCTGATCGGCATGATCATCGCCCAGCAGGGCGGTTTCTATCTGCGCACCTTCGGCGCGGAAGTCTATGTGATCGCGCTCGTCGGCGTGCTCGTCTGCCGCGAGATCGGCGTTCTCCTCACCGCGATCATGATCGCGGGCCGTTCGGGCAGCGCGATGACGGCCGAAATCGGCTCGATGAAGATGCGCGAGGAGATTGACGCGCTCACCGTACTCGGCGTTTCTCCGACCTGCGTCCTGGTCGTTCCGCGCGTGATGGCGCTGGTGCTGACCCTGCCGCTGCTGACGGTCGTCTCCGATCTTTCCGCCATGGCCGGGGCGTGGATCGTGGTCGTCTTCTACATCGGGCTACCGACGGACACGTTCCTGCAACTGCTTCGCGAGGCCGTGACCGTCACCTATTTCCTGATCGGCGTCGTCAAGGCCCCGGTGATGGCGGCGACCATCGGCCTTGTCGCCTGCACGGAGGGTATGAAGGTTTCCGGCTCGGCCGAATCGCTCGGCCTGCATACGACGATTTCCGTGGTGAAGGGCATCTTCGCCGTGATCCTGATGGACGGCATCTTCGCCATCGTCCTCGCCTCGCTGGGGATATGA